In the Heterodontus francisci isolate sHetFra1 chromosome 8, sHetFra1.hap1, whole genome shotgun sequence genome, one interval contains:
- the tmem69 gene encoding transmembrane protein 69 isoform X1: MLLNGCPTLKMFAFLVRRCFQTTSKVQKLTSQFSNESRNMISYHLLAHCTQRRILTYRNIKYLQRSASFWTQTSCFHVSSQAAKIKKVEEPEKRELDLIRYDFRELKNSPKPALYLGYGGLIPFVSAPLVMAITETYFPELAFAQIAYGATILSFIGGARWGFSIPECSPAKPDWLNLGNSVVPSLLAWIALLFHDNLTEATILIIMGLGIALHYDLALLPGYPGWFRALRTVLTVVATFSLVATLIIKNTYPEKKLAFDKK; the protein is encoded by the exons GTGTCCAACCCTTAAGATGTTTGCTTTTTTGGTGAGGAGATGCTTTCAAACAACTAGCAAA GTTCAGAAATTAACATCACAGTTTTCAAATGAATCAAGAAACATGATTTCATATCATTTATTGGCCCATTGCACACAAAGAAGAATTCTGACGTATCGAAACATTAAGTACTTACAAAGATCTGCATCTTTCTGGACTCAGACAAGCTGTTTTCATGTGTCCTCTCAAGCAGCCAAGATAAAGAAAGTGGAGGAACCAGAGAAACGTGAATTAGACTTAATAAGATACGATTTCAGAGAACTGAAGAACAGTCCCAAACCTGCCCTCTACCTTGGCTATGGTGGATTAATTCCTTTTGTATCAGCTCCCCTTGTAATGGCCATAACAGAAACATATTTCCCTGAACTAGCTTTTGCCCAAATAGCATATGGAGCAACGATTCTCTCTTTCATTGGAGGAGCACGATGGGGATTTTCAATTCCAGAATGCAGTCCTGCAAAACCCGACTGGTTGAATCTGGGAAATAGTGTGGTTCCTTCCTTGCTAGCCTGGATAGCCTTACTCTTTCATGATAATCTCACTGAAGCAACAATTCTGATCATCATGGGCCTAGGTATAGCATTGCATTATGACTTAGCCTTACTCCCAGGTTATCCAGGTTGGTTTAGAGCTCTTCGAACAGTATTGACTGTGGTAGCAACATTCTCCTTAGTTGCCACTTTAATTATCAAAAATACATATCCTGAGAAAAAGCTTGCGTTTGATAAAAAATAA
- the tmem69 gene encoding transmembrane protein 69 isoform X2: MFAFLVRRCFQTTSKVQKLTSQFSNESRNMISYHLLAHCTQRRILTYRNIKYLQRSASFWTQTSCFHVSSQAAKIKKVEEPEKRELDLIRYDFRELKNSPKPALYLGYGGLIPFVSAPLVMAITETYFPELAFAQIAYGATILSFIGGARWGFSIPECSPAKPDWLNLGNSVVPSLLAWIALLFHDNLTEATILIIMGLGIALHYDLALLPGYPGWFRALRTVLTVVATFSLVATLIIKNTYPEKKLAFDKK, translated from the exons ATGTTTGCTTTTTTGGTGAGGAGATGCTTTCAAACAACTAGCAAA GTTCAGAAATTAACATCACAGTTTTCAAATGAATCAAGAAACATGATTTCATATCATTTATTGGCCCATTGCACACAAAGAAGAATTCTGACGTATCGAAACATTAAGTACTTACAAAGATCTGCATCTTTCTGGACTCAGACAAGCTGTTTTCATGTGTCCTCTCAAGCAGCCAAGATAAAGAAAGTGGAGGAACCAGAGAAACGTGAATTAGACTTAATAAGATACGATTTCAGAGAACTGAAGAACAGTCCCAAACCTGCCCTCTACCTTGGCTATGGTGGATTAATTCCTTTTGTATCAGCTCCCCTTGTAATGGCCATAACAGAAACATATTTCCCTGAACTAGCTTTTGCCCAAATAGCATATGGAGCAACGATTCTCTCTTTCATTGGAGGAGCACGATGGGGATTTTCAATTCCAGAATGCAGTCCTGCAAAACCCGACTGGTTGAATCTGGGAAATAGTGTGGTTCCTTCCTTGCTAGCCTGGATAGCCTTACTCTTTCATGATAATCTCACTGAAGCAACAATTCTGATCATCATGGGCCTAGGTATAGCATTGCATTATGACTTAGCCTTACTCCCAGGTTATCCAGGTTGGTTTAGAGCTCTTCGAACAGTATTGACTGTGGTAGCAACATTCTCCTTAGTTGCCACTTTAATTATCAAAAATACATATCCTGAGAAAAAGCTTGCGTTTGATAAAAAATAA